The nucleotide window AAGTCGAAAGCATGAATGCTGAGGCGTCGAGGTCAAACTCGTTACCGTCAGTCTGCCGCTCGTCCCATCCAAGGCCAATCAAAACATTGGTCAAGCCAGGTTCTGTTTTGGTAAGTGACAGGTTTTGGCCTTTTGAAAGAGTAAGTGCCATTTTTGATCCTTTCCGTAGATCCGTTTATTAGAAGCCATTCATCACAAGGATAATCAGCCGATATTTTGCTCATCAGAATATAAGATATTGCGCCGCAGTAAATGCCAGATAGCTAAAGGCCATCAAAGCGCCAACAAGTCTTCCGATCCGCCCAGTGAACAATAAGAACAGGGCAAACAAGAGTGTCACGGCAATGACGGCAGCCAGATCAAACTGTGCAAAACGCTCGTCAATGATAAGCGGCTTTGCAATCGCCGAAAATGCCATCACTGAGAAAATGTTGAAGATGTTCGACCCTATGATACCGCCGACGATCATGTCGGATTGGTTCTTCCTCGCTGCAGACACACAGGCTGTTAGTTCCGGCAAAGACGTCCCAAATGCTATCATAGTCATGCCAATTACTGCCTCCGGAACACCCAGCGCAAGACCACCTGCTACAGCGCCCTGAACAAGTATTTCAGAGCCGATCAGCAGCGTCAGAATGCCAATGGCAAGCATCAGACCTGACCGCGACGTCCCCACTTCTTCATCATCGTCATCACCTAAATCCAGTTTTGAGGCTCTAAACTGATAGATGACGTAAATTACGATTGCAGCGAGCATTGCGAAGCCGCCCCAACGCGGCAAGAGCCCATTCAGCACAGCAGCTGTCATTGCGGCTGTCGCTATAAGCATGACGATTGTGTCAACGCGCACCTCTGTCCGTGAAAACACTATCGGCGCGATGATCGCAGATACACCAACAACCATCAGGACGTTGGCAATGTTCGAACCAATCACATTTCCAACCGAAATACCGGGAAATCCGGAGAGGTTGGCGTTGATAGACGTAAAGAGCTCCGGTGCCGATGTGCCGAAAGCAACGATAGTGGCTGCGATGAATAGCTTGGAGAGGCCAGATTTCTCAGCGATAATCACTGCATTATCGATGGTCCAATCACCACCTTTGACCAAAAGATATACACCAAAGGCAATCGCACCAAGTGCAATTACTACCAGTTGGTAGGATTCGAGTTCGTGCATAGAGCTTC belongs to Bacteroidota bacterium and includes:
- a CDS encoding calcium/sodium antiporter, which encodes MHELESYQLVVIALGAIAFGVYLLVKGGDWTIDNAVIIAEKSGLSKLFIAATIVAFGTSAPELFTSINANLSGFPGISVGNVIGSNIANVLMVVGVSAIIAPIVFSRTEVRVDTIVMLIATAAMTAAVLNGLLPRWGGFAMLAAIVIYVIYQFRASKLDLGDDDDEEVGTSRSGLMLAIGILTLLIGSEILVQGAVAGGLALGVPEAVIGMTMIAFGTSLPELTACVSAARKNQSDMIVGGIIGSNIFNIFSVMAFSAIAKPLIIDERFAQFDLAAVIAVTLLFALFLLFTGRIGRLVGALMAFSYLAFTAAQYLIF